The following nucleotide sequence is from Desulfomicrobium macestii.
GGATCTGCTGATCACGGACCAGGAGGCTATTTTCCTGATCGCGCCCAAACAAGGCGGGAAGACCGAAGACAAGCCCTTACGGGAAGTGTCGTGTGGCTATGACGCCGAATACGAAGAGATGGCGCCGGGCGTTGGGCGGCAGTTCGCCATTGTTGGCAATCATATCGCGTTGGTGCCGCACGGACGGTGCGGCATCCGCTGCGCAATTCAAGACAAGGAGTCTCACATGCCGAAGAAAAAGAAGTCGGGCTTCCTGGACCGTCTGCTCAAGAACCCTAAGGCGAAGGCCGTTCTCGACGAAGCAGCTGAAGAAGCGGCCAAGGACGAAGAAGGTGCCTCCGAAGAGCAGCAGCAGACCGCCACGGACAGTGACAACGAGCTGCTCATAGAGCTGAACGAAAATGTGAAGGAGGTGCTGGTCATTGGGCGCTCTTTGATGGAGCTCCTCCAGCCCAAGAACGAGGATGAAGATCCCGAGCCTGGCGAGGACGAAGACCCCCAGGGTGATGAAGAAGCCGAGGACGAAGATCCGGCCGCCGATGAAGACGACCCGGCCAAGGCCAAGGACAGCGCCGCGAAGCGCAAGACCGCAGACGCCGCTATTGTGCGCCGTGCTGGGCTCCTGGCTCCGGGTCTGCGCTTTAATACGAGCGATTCGGCCTGCACGGTCAAGCGCATGTCCTTGCGCAGCGCCATGAAGGACGAAGCTGTCGCCAGGGTCGTGGACGGGTGCCTGCGAGGAACCGCCATCGGGAAGGCCGATTGCCTGACCCTCGACGCCGCATTCATGGCCGCGTCCGAGGTCGTCGCCGCTCGCAATAACGCCCGCACTGCGGACGCCCTTGCCGGTAAGCGCAAGACGGAAGACGCCAAAAAGGCCGTCACCCCGGCGGACATCAACGCCCTTAACCGCAAATTCCGTGATTCCCTGTCTGGGAAATAGGAGGCCACATGCCTGTATTTACTGAACGTATGCCTGCCGGATTCCCCGGCAACATCTCCCGCCAGGCGGACGCCCAGGTCGAACCGACTGTGGCCGCTTCCGCCATTGCTTTCGGCGGCCCTGTCCAGCTGGACGCGGCCGGAAAGATCGTGGCGGCCACTGTCGAGGCCAAAGGCGTTTACGGCTTCTTAGCCCGCCCGTTCCCTTTTCAGGCTCGTGCGCTTGCCGACAACGCCCTGGGTGGCGGCGGCATCGAGGCCGGACAGATCGGAGACGTGATGCGCTCCGGCTACATGTCGGTGAAGATGTCCGCTGCCGAGACTTCGACGCCGGTCAAGGGCACGCCCGTCAAGGTCGTGTTTACGGCTACGGGAAGCTTCGTCGTCGGGGATATCGCCATGTCCCAGGGCGTGGCCGTGCCCGGGTGCATCTTCATGGGCGCGCCCGATGCTTCGGGTAATGTCGAAATCGCCTTCAACATCTAAGGAGCGAAAATGTTTACCTATGACAGACGCACTGTAGATGCAGCCGGGGCCTTCCTGGTCGGAGAGCTTGAACGCCTCGACCAGACGCTGCACCTCCCCCTGCATTCGGTCACGTGGCCCCGCGACATCGATTTGCGCGAAGACGTGACCATGGCTGATGAATCCTCTTCCTTCACCGTGACCACATTCGCGGCCGCCGGTGGTATTTCCCCGAACGGCAAGAACTGGGTCGGACAGAAGACCACGGCCATTCCTGGTATCGCGGTCGATATCGGCAAGACGCCCTCTCCTTTGCACCTGTGGGCCATGGAGCTCGGGTGGAGCCTGGTGGAGCTGGAAGCAGCCCAGAAGGTCGGCCGCCCTCTCGATACCCAGAAGTACGAGGGCATGAAGATCAAGTACAACATGGACGTGGATGAACAGATCTACATCGGTGACGACCAGGTCGGTGCCGTGGGCCTGTGCACTAACCCTGCGGTCCATGCTGAAAACTCTACCCTGGACTGGAACGCTCCCACGACCACTTCCAAGATGATCCTTGATGACATCAACGACCTGATCAACACGGCATGGGAGCGCAGCGGGTACGCGGTCGTCCCGGACCAGCTTCGGCTTTCGCCGCGCAAGTTCACCAGGCTCCTCCAGCCCGCGACTGAAGCAGGGAGCCAGAGCCTTCTGCGGTACATTGCGGAACAGTGCATTTCCAACACCCAGAACGGACGGCCCCTGGAAATCCACCCACTCAAGTGGCTGACCGGCCGAGGCGCTGCTGGCAAAGATCGCACCGTGGTCTACAGCCGCCGCCCCGAATACGTCCGCTTCCCCCTGGTGCCCCTGCAGAAGACCCCGCTTGAGCATCGCGGCATCAGCCAGTTGACCGTCTACTTCGGCAAGATCGGCCATGTGGAATTCGTCTACCCTGAAACCTTGGCCTACCAGGACGGGGATTAAACCATGAAAAAGATCTCTGTTTCGTCCACGTTCTCGGTTCGCTTTGCCTCGGGGGAGAAGATGCGGGTGTTTACGCCCGGTGTGCATGAACTCTCTGAAGAAGAGCTCGGGAACTGGTTTGTCCAGGGATGCATTCGGGAGGGCCGCGCTGCGGTCCTCCCGGATGATGCCGATGAAACCGGGCTTTCGGAAGACAAGCTGCGTTCGATGACCGTTTCCAGCCTGAAGAAGATGGCTGCCGAAATGGGCATCGAGGTACAGGGCTCCCCGAAAAAAGACGCGCTGGTCGCCATGATCCTTGAAGCGGATCAGGCAAAAGAAAGCGGCCAGGATCCGGATGGCGACAAGGGTAAAGATCCCGACGCGCCCGCCGGTAACGTCGACCCTGATGCCGAAGCCAAGACCGAACCCGAGGAGAATTAACCGTGCCGACCGTACAGGAATTCAGAGAATCGTTTCCCCAGTTCACCGTGGAGCTGTTCCCGGATGGCCGCGTGCTGTTTGCCTTGGCCTTGGCTGAGAAGCAGCTTTCTGCGGAGCGCTGGGGGGATTGGTGGGCTGACGGGTGCTGTCTGCATGCGGCCCATCATCTGACCCTGGAGCGGGCGGCGATAAAGTCACAGGACGGGACCGGCGGCATGGACGCGGCCGCCGGCCCTGTTGTCTCGGTCAGCAAGTCCGTGGGCGGCGTGTCCAAGAGCGAGTCCCGGGCCGGGGCTGCGGCCACTGGCAACATCGGGGCGGGTCACTGGAACGATACCATCTACGGGAAGCAGTATTGGCAAATGGCGCAGCTCGTAGGCGCTGGGGGAATGGTCGTATGAATCCGGAGCTCAGTGTCAGGCAGGTCAGCATGGACTTGTCTGCCGTCCGGCAGGCGCTCGCGGCCTTGACTTCCCAGGACGTCTTCATCGGCGTCCCCGAAGACAAGACCTCCCGCGAGGCGGCCGGAGACTCCGGAGCTTCGAATGCGCTCCTGGCCTACGTGCATGAGTTTGGAGTTCCTGAGCGGGGGCTCCCCCCGCGCCCTTCTCTTTTGCCTGGCATCGACGACATCCAAAAGGATGCGGTCGAGATCCTGAAGGACGCTGCCAGGCAGGCATTGATAGGCAATGCGGCCGCCGTAAACACGGCGCTGAACAAGATCGGAATCCTCGGGCAGAACGCTGTCCGCGCTCGTTTTGTGAGCAACGAGTGGCCACCCTTGGCGGACTCTACCCTGGACGCCCGTAAGAAGATCGGGGAGCGCACGAGCAAGTCCGGCCGGACCGTGGCCACCTATGGCAAGAGCCGCCGCGAACGCGGCGCGGTCAATCCGCTGATCGACACGGGCCAGCTTCGCAAGGCCTACACTTACGTGGTTCGCAAGAAGGGCAATTCTGCCCTGGTGGTGAGATGATGGGCATGGATCTTCTCGATATCCTGATGGACCCGGACATGGGCGGAGCTGCCTTTGTTTACGAGCGCGTCACGGAAACCGTGAGTGCCAAAGGCAGAGCGGAGACTTCTTCGGCCCTGGTCTCTGCCGCCGGGAACATCCAGCCCGCGCCGGGAAAGGAGCGCGAGCTTCTGCCCGAAGGCGACCGGGCCAAGGAATCCATTCTCATCTTCACGCCTGCCGAACTTTCCGCCGGTGGTGGGTCCATCCAGGCCGACCTGGTGCACTATCGTGGCGGCAAGTACCGCGTCGCAACGGCTGAGGCCTGGAGGGAGCACGCGGGCTTCACCAAGGCCGTGGCGGTCCTGGAGGTGCAGCCGTGAACACGAGCGCAACCGGCGGTTTTCTCACGGTCAGCCCGGGGCTTGGCCGGTCCAGCCTTGAAGACATCCTGCATGACTTCATCGCCGGAGTGGCGGGCCTGCCCGGGGACCTGGTGAGGCCGAGGTGGCAAGCCGCGGTTCCTCGCGTTCCAGCGCCTGGGGTTGGCTGGTGTGCCTTCGGCATCGTCGGCAATAGGCGGATCGGCCTGCCCGTCATCAAGCACGCTGCAGTTGGTGACGGCCAAGATGAGATTGTCTCGACCAGGGAGCTTTCGGTTCTCGCGTCCTTCTACGGCCCCGAATCCATGGACCTGGCCGAGACCCTGCGGGACGGATCGCACCTGGAGCAGAACAGGGCTTTTTTGCGGCCCCACGGGCTGGCACTGACCAGGGCGAGCGACATCACAGAGGTTCCCGAGGTGGTTCGTGCCCAGTGGCTGGCTCGCTCCGATCTGCTCATGGTCCTGCAGTATGAGACCAGGCGGACATGCCCCACGCTCAACATCGTACAAGTTTCAGGGCGTGTTTACGCGCCGGGAATCAGCGTGCCTACGGGATGCGACTCCTGCCCCAGGGCCTGCTGGCTAGATAACACGGGCGAATAGCGCCCAGGAGAAAATCATGGCTCAAAACGCATTATCCGTGGACCGCGTCGTCAAGGTGACGGTCAACCTGCAGCCGCTTGCGGCGGCCCGCCGTAACTTCGGCGTCTTGTGTATTGTGGGGGCAAGCGACGTCATTGACCACGTCGAGAGAATCCGCCTCTACACCGGCATCTCCGGCATTGCCGACGACTTCGGGGTACAGTCTCCCGAATATGCGGCTGCCGAACTGTTCTTTTCGCAGAGCCCCAAGCCTTCGATCCTGGCCATCGGCAAATGGGTCAAGACTCCGAGCCCGGCGTACCTCAAGGGCGGCCTGGTTGCGGACGCGGATCTGGACGCCAGCGCATGGAACACGATCCTCAACGGCAGCCTGGGGCTTGTGATCAATGGCGCCGGGGCGACGGTGACGGGCCTGGACTTCACCGGACAGACCAACATGAACGGCATTGCATCCGTTATTTCCGCAGCCTTGGCGGTGGAGGGCGCGGCCTGCGAATGGACGGGAGCCAGCTTCGTCATCTCCTCGGTCACGGCTGGTGACGGGCAGACGATAGGGTTCGCCCAGGCCACCGGGACCGGAACAGACCTGTCCGCGCGCATGGCCCTGACTGAAGAGCTCGCCTTGCCCCTGGTGGCCGGGATGGACGCGGAAACCCCGCTGGAATGCGCGGCCGCCCTGGCTGATGCTTCTGGCGACTGGTACGGCCTGACCTTTGCGGAAACCCTCGCCGATGACGAGCATATAGCTGTGGCCGGGTTTGTGGAAGCCAGCTCCAAGAGCCGGATCTACATGACGACCATCACGAACAGCCGGGTGCTTTCGTCCACGGTAACAGATGACCTTGCCTCCCGCCTGAAGGCGCTGTCCCGCCTGCGCACCTTTGTTCAGTATAGCCGCAACAAGTACGCCGCCTGCTCTGCCGCTGGCCGGGCCTTCACTGTCAACTTCAACGCCAACAGGTCGACCATCACTCTCAAGTTCAAGCAAGAGCCCGGCGTGGTGGCCGAGGGGCTGACCGAGACCCAGGCTCAGGCGCTGGCCTCCAAGCGCTGCAACGTCTTTGTCCGCTACGACAACGACACGGCCATCCTGCAGGAAGGCGTCATGGCAAACGGCGCGTTCTTCGACGAAGTGCACGGCCTGGACTGGTTGCAGAACGCGATTCAGACCGAATGCTACAACCTCTTGTACCAGAGCAAGACGAAGATCCCGCAGACCGACGCCGGTGTGAACCAGATCGTGACCACAATTTCCAAGGTATTGGCCGAAGCCGTAAACAATGGCCTGGTGGCCCCGGGCACCTGGAACGCGGATGGCTTTGGCCAGCTGCAGCGCGGGGATTACTTGCCCTCCGGGTGGTACATCTACGCCCAGCCTATCGATGAGCAGCCTCAGTCCGAGCGTGAACAGCGCAAGGCCCCGCCCATTCAGGTTGCGGTCAAGCTGGCCGGTGCGGTGCACTTTGTCGACGTCCAGGTGGACGTGAACCGTTAAGGAGTAAGAAGCATGGGAGCGTACAGCTTTTTGGATGTCCAGGCAGCCCTGGAAGGCCCTGGAGGATCGTTTCAACTTGGCAGCGGGTCCGGCAATGCCGAGGAAGGCATCGTCATCGAGCCCGCAGGCGACAAGAACATTATGACCGTGGGTGCGGATGGCTCGGTGATGCATAGCCTTCGCGGGGACAAGTCGGGCACTGTGACGGTTACGCTTTTGCGGACCAGCCCGGTCAATGCCCAGCTGCAGAACCTCTACAACTACCAGACCGGATCCAGCCAGAACCACGGGCGGAACACGATTGCAATCCGCAATGCCCAGTCCGGAGATGCCGTCACCTGCACACAGGTGGCCTTCGCTAAGATGCCCTCGAACCCGTACGCGGTCGACGGCGGGAAGCTGGCCTGGACATTCCACGCGGGCCAGATCTCCACGGTCCTTGGCTCTGGAACGCCGGAAATCATCTAGGAGTGAGCAATGGAATTTAGCGTTAAGGATAGGGTTTTTCGGGCCGGAAAGATGGATGCCTTTCAGCAGCTGCACGTGGTGCGCAGGCTGGCCCCTTGCCTCGGCAAGCTGGCCGGCCTGGCTGGAAGTGATCTTGAGCTCAAGAAGGATGATGCCGGGAACGTCGTGGACGTGGCCGGAGACATCGGGCCGGTTGTCTCCTCGCTTGCCGAGGCCGTGGCCGCATTGTCCGACGCGGACGCGGAGTACGTGATCAACGCGTGCCTTGAGGCGGCTGAATGCAAGAACCCGGGTGGCGGCTGGGCTCCTGTCCGAAAAGGCGGGACGACGATGTACAGCCTGTCTTTGCCCGCAATGCTGACCATCTCGGCCAAGGTCATGGCGGTGAATCTGTCTGATTTTTTCGCCGACCTGCCCTCCCTTTCCGGCCTGGGGGGGATGCTCCGGAAGATGTCACATGGGTGAGCCTGCCCGGGGGAGAGGATTGGATAATGAGGCCGGTGCTTGAAGGCATGTGTAGATACGAGAGTTTGAAGGACGGGACGGTGTCCCTGGGGGACATCGCCCTGATGAATGACGCCCTGGCCGTACGGCATGAGAACGAGCGCCGCTACATGGCCTCCAAAAAAGGACAAGCGCAATGAGCACAGGCGGAGTCATCGCCGAATTCCTAGCCTCCGTGGGCTTCAGAGCTGACGAGCAGTCGCTGAAATCGTCGCTGACGAGGGTCGCGGCTTTCGGTGTGGCTGTGAAGCTCGCGGCGGCCGGGATCTTTGCCGGGATGGTGAAGGTGGCCACGGCAGAGTCTGAGATGGCCCTGCAGGCGGAAAAGCTCGGTACCACGACGGATAGGCTGGAAGAGCTGGGCTATGTGGCCGAGCAATCCGGGTCCAGCCTGGACGCCGTGACCAGGAGCATGGAGGCCTTGGTTTCTCGCAATCCTCGAATCAGGGACGCGGCCAAGGCGCTGGAGGTTGTCGGGAATCGCATGCGCGGCATGTCCGAAGTGCAGCGCAAGCTTTTTGCCGACCGGATGGGTATCGACCGGACCCTGATCCCCATGTTGACGTCGGATGTCTCGGAGCTCCGGGAGGAATTCCGGAAGATGTACGCCGTGGCCGGGACGGACGCCAAGCAGGCTGCGGAAGCCTCTAAGGGCTTTCTGGCTGAGCTGGCCAAGCTGAAAACGGTGGCCACCATGCTGACCAAGGCCGTGGCTGTGACGTTTATCGGGCGCATGCGTCGCGACCTGGTGGACCTGCGCAAGGTCGTGGTCGAGAACTTCGGGCGGATCCGTCGGGTGATGGAGTTCTTGATCAGCATCGTCCTTCGCGTGTCGTCGGTGATCAGCGCCTTTGTTTACCGCGCCGTCAAGGTAATCTCCGGCCTGGTCGATTGGTTCGACCGCCTGGACGATGGCCAGCAGCGCCTGGTGCTTGGGCTGGTGGGCCTGGTTGCGGCCTGGAAGCTCCTGAATCTTGGCTTTCTGGCCACGCCTATGGGCATGATCATCACCGGGCTCCTAGGGATCATCGCCCTGGTGGACGACTACCTGACCTTCATGGAGGGCGGGGAAAGCTATTTCGATTGGTCTCCCTGGGCTGCGACCATTGACCAGGTCGTTCAAATTTTGAAGCCGCTGGCGGGCTTGCTGCTCGAACTCGGCAAGGGTGCCATTGCGGCCATCGCTTCCGCCTTGGAGACGATGCGCGAGACCTTGGGGCGCGTGATCCGGTCCGCCCAGCTTCTGGCGGACATCCTGATCGCCTTGTTCCACGGCGACCTGGCGGCGGCCATAGAGGCCGGAAAAGCGCTCTTCTTGAACCTGGCTGACACGGCCCTTGGCGCGTTCCAAGGTTTGGCCGGTGCGGTTCTCGCCATCTTTGAAGGCATGTGGTCCGGAGTCGAACAGAACTTCCCCGACTTCGCCGGGTGGGCAAGCGCTGCTGCGCAGTCCATCACGGGCATCTTGGGGCAGGCTGTCGACTGGGTGCGAAGCAAGATTGCGGGGCTCATGGAGTGGATGCCCGACTGGGTCAAGGACAAGGCCGGCCTTTCGGCCATGGCCGAAGCGTCCCTTTCGGTGCAGGCCACCAGCGCCCCGGCCCTTGCCCCGGCCCCGTCCCAGGCGGCGGTCATGGAGGGGGCAGCGGCCCGGAACATGGAGCTGCACGCCAAGACGGACATTCACATTACGACCTCCGACCCGGTTGTGGCCGGAGAGCGCGCGGCGGCAAAGCAGGGTCAGGTCAACGCTGACATGGTGCGCCACATGAGAGGGGCGGCAAGATGAGCATGTCGCAGAGCCAGGAGCCCGTTCTGATCCGCCCCCGCCGATCCCTGGGGGAGCTGTTCCCCGACGTGGTCGTCGAGGAGTCCCACGAGGACAGCCTGCAGATCACGGAGCACCCGGTGGAACAGGGCGCAAGCATCAATGACCACGCGTTCCGGATGGCTGAAAAGGTGACGATTCGGGGCGGCGTCTCCGATGCTCGGGAGTCCGACAGCGGCGGCCGTCCAAGCGTCGAGTTTTATGAACAGCTCCTGGAGCTGCAGCGCAGCCGCGAGCCCTTCGATATCATCACCGGCAAGCGGGCGTACAAGAACATGCTCCTGGAGCGCCTGAGCGTGATCACGGACCCAGATTCCGAGGCGGTTCTGGCGTTCGTGGCCGAGTGCCGGGAAGTGATCATCGTCAAGACAAGGGTGGCCACTGTCCCGAGGAGCCGCCAACGCTCTGCCTCCAAGACGGGTGGCACCGAGGATAAGGGTCAGAAGCAGCCCCAGAAGCGGCAAAGCATGCTCAAGGGAGGGCTGGGCTGATGGCAAGATCCTATTACACGATCCCCTTGGCTCCGGAGCCGCAAAGCTTCGGCATCACGCTGGCCGGGACGGAATACCGCCTGCGGGTGCGATGGTTCGAGGCAGAGGAAGGCGGCTGGCACCTGGATATTTTGAGCCAAGACGGGGCCTCTGCCATTCTGGCCGGGGTCCCTCTTACGACCGGCTGCGACCTGCTCGAACAGCACGCCTATTTGGGGCTTGGCGGCGAACTCTGGGTGGATTCATCGCTCCCACCTACGCTTGAAAACCTTGGCGACGGCGCGGACCTGGTCTTTGTTGTGGAGGAAGCGTGACCGAACAGAAGGCCCCAGAAGCTGGACGCCAGTGGCTGCGCGAATGCTCCCTGGTTGTAGCCGGGAGTAATGGGCAAGGCCTTGAACTTGGCGAGTTGCGCGTGGTTTTTAAGGTGTCGAAGGGGGCTGTCGAGACCCCGAACAGCGCAGAGATCCGCGTCTACAATCCGTCCGAGGCCACGGCCAACTCCATCCGCAGAGAGTTTTCCCAAGTGGTGCTTCAAGCCGGGTACCAGGGCGGCTTCGGCATCATCTTTTCCGGAAACATCAGGCAGGTCCGCCGGGGCCGCGAAAACGGCACGGACACCTGGCTTGAAATCATCGCGGCGGACGGGGACTGGGCTTACAACTACGCCGTGGTCAATACCACTTTGGCGGCCGGGAGCACGCCGGCAGATCGTATGAAAGTCTGCCAGGGCGCATTCTCCGAGAAAGGCGTCCAGGAAGGTCACATGACAGACCCAGGGGGCAACGGGTTGCCGCGCGGGAAGGTCATGTACGGGATGGCCCGTAAACATATGAGGGATGCCGCCAGTGGCTCCGGGTGCGAATGGTCCTTCCAGGACGGCAAGGTTCAGGTCGTGAAGGCGTCCGGATATCTCCCCGGAGAGGCCGTAGTCTTGACGCACGAGACCGGCCTGATCGGGACACCTGAGCAGACCAACGAGGGAATCAAAGTCCGCTGCCTGCTCAACCCTTCGCTGCGCATCGGCGGACGGATCAAGCTCGACAACAAGAGCGTGCAGCAGGTCAAGACTGACCTGAAGATGCGCGCCCTTTATCCGCCGCGCCTGGATCATGATGGACTGTACCGGATCCTGCGCTTGGACTTTGTCGGGGATACGCGCGGAAACGATTGGTACGCCGACGCCCTGTGTATCGGCCTGGATGACACCTCTTACCTCCCTTTGGATATGGTGCGCTGATGGACCGCAGAGAACGAATCGAGGATCCGGTTGAAGGCCTGAGGGCCGCCCTTGATGGCAAGCAGGCAGAAATGTGGACGGCGCTGCCCGGGCTGGTGGAGTCGTTCGACCCCCAGGCCATGACTGTGGCCGTGCAGCCAGCTATCCAGGGCATGCAGGAAAACGAGGCTGGCAAAGCCTTGGCTGTCAATCTCCCGCTCTTGGTCGATGTCCCGGTGGTGTTTCCTTCCGGGGGCGGGTTCACGCTGACGCACCCGATCAAGCCCGGGGACGCCTGCCTGGTCGTCTTCGCGAGTCGATGCATTGACGGGTGGTGGCAAAGCGGCGGTGTCGCTCAGACTCCGGACAGCCGCATGCACGATCTTTCTGATGGATTCGCCCTGGTCGGCCCCAGGGCCAGGGCCAAGACTCTTTCTCCCGCCGTGGACACGCAGCGCGTTCAGTTGCGGACCGATGACGGCCAGGCGCACGTCACCATGGCCCCAGACTACACTATCCTTGCCCAGAACCCGGCCGCGAAGGTCGAGCTCTCCCCCGGCGGCGACGTGACCATGGAGGCGTCCACAAGCATCAATTTGACGGCTCCCGTCGTCAACATTCAGGCGAACAGCCTGTCCATGTCCGGGCTTGGTGGCGGGGATTCACAGGCGAGCTTTACGGGCAGCATTTCGAGCACCGGCGACCAGGTGGCCGGCGGGATCAGCCAGATGGGACACCGACACGGCGACACGCAGCCGGGTAGCGGAACGACGGGGGTGCCGCAATGATGTATCGCCGCCTCGACGACAAGGGGGACATGATCATGGGGCATGGAGATGCCGACTACCTGCGGGACACTCCCTTGGCGGTGGCTCAGGCCGTCGTGACCCGCCTGCGCTTGCTTCGCGGGGAATGGTTCCTCGATTTGGCCGAGGGCACGCCGTACGCCCCGGCCGTCCTTGGGAAGCACACCAAGGAGAGCTATGACATCGTGATCCGGGAGCGGGTTCGTGAAACCGAAGGCGTGGCCGCCATCACGAGCTACGAGAGCTTTCTTGATGGCGAAACGCGGCGCCTGACCGTCAACCTGACCATCGATACCGTTTACGGCCCGACAACAGTTCAGGAGGTGATGTAGTGGCAACCGCATATATCAACGAGCATGGCGTCCACATCCCGGACTACTCCGAGATCCTGGAGGATCTGAAAGAGGAGTTCCGGGGAATTTTCGGCCCGGACGTCTACCTGGAGCCGGACTCCCAGGAAGGCCAGCTTTTGTCCATCTTCGCCCTGCGGATCCATGATTGCCACACCTTGGCGGCCAGCGTGTACAACGCGTTTTCGCCCCAAACTGCCCAGGGTGCCGGGTTGTCCAGTGTGGTGAAGGTGAATGGCCTGCGTCGTCGCGGCGCATCCCACAGCCAGGTGGACTTGAGGGTAATTGGCCGCCCGGGAACGGCCGTCACCGGC
It contains:
- a CDS encoding phage neck terminator protein, translating into MNTSATGGFLTVSPGLGRSSLEDILHDFIAGVAGLPGDLVRPRWQAAVPRVPAPGVGWCAFGIVGNRRIGLPVIKHAAVGDGQDEIVSTRELSVLASFYGPESMDLAETLRDGSHLEQNRAFLRPHGLALTRASDITEVPEVVRAQWLARSDLLMVLQYETRRTCPTLNIVQVSGRVYAPGISVPTGCDSCPRACWLDNTGE
- a CDS encoding phage tail tape measure protein, whose amino-acid sequence is MSTGGVIAEFLASVGFRADEQSLKSSLTRVAAFGVAVKLAAAGIFAGMVKVATAESEMALQAEKLGTTTDRLEELGYVAEQSGSSLDAVTRSMEALVSRNPRIRDAAKALEVVGNRMRGMSEVQRKLFADRMGIDRTLIPMLTSDVSELREEFRKMYAVAGTDAKQAAEASKGFLAELAKLKTVATMLTKAVAVTFIGRMRRDLVDLRKVVVENFGRIRRVMEFLISIVLRVSSVISAFVYRAVKVISGLVDWFDRLDDGQQRLVLGLVGLVAAWKLLNLGFLATPMGMIITGLLGIIALVDDYLTFMEGGESYFDWSPWAATIDQVVQILKPLAGLLLELGKGAIAAIASALETMRETLGRVIRSAQLLADILIALFHGDLAAAIEAGKALFLNLADTALGAFQGLAGAVLAIFEGMWSGVEQNFPDFAGWASAAAQSITGILGQAVDWVRSKIAGLMEWMPDWVKDKAGLSAMAEASLSVQATSAPALAPAPSQAAVMEGAAARNMELHAKTDIHITTSDPVVAGERAAAKQGQVNADMVRHMRGAAR
- a CDS encoding phage tail assembly chaperone — encoded protein: MEFSVKDRVFRAGKMDAFQQLHVVRRLAPCLGKLAGLAGSDLELKKDDAGNVVDVAGDIGPVVSSLAEAVAALSDADAEYVINACLEAAECKNPGGGWAPVRKGGTTMYSLSLPAMLTISAKVMAVNLSDFFADLPSLSGLGGMLRKMSHG
- a CDS encoding phage protein, whose product is MGAYSFLDVQAALEGPGGSFQLGSGSGNAEEGIVIEPAGDKNIMTVGADGSVMHSLRGDKSGTVTVTLLRTSPVNAQLQNLYNYQTGSSQNHGRNTIAIRNAQSGDAVTCTQVAFAKMPSNPYAVDGGKLAWTFHAGQISTVLGSGTPEII
- a CDS encoding DUF4054 domain-containing protein, coding for MPTVQEFRESFPQFTVELFPDGRVLFALALAEKQLSAERWGDWWADGCCLHAAHHLTLERAAIKSQDGTGGMDAAAGPVVSVSKSVGGVSKSESRAGAAATGNIGAGHWNDTIYGKQYWQMAQLVGAGGMVV
- a CDS encoding DUF2213 domain-containing protein, which codes for MRYHTTSALSENIRITPEGYLLCLDVPVARTGVMHYLPEELPEEIAAHATEETVLVYRLPEDVFAPETVASFEGKPVTVGHPEGFVTPDNWKELACGHAQNVRQGEGEASDLLLADLLITDQEAIFLIAPKQGGKTEDKPLREVSCGYDAEYEEMAPGVGRQFAIVGNHIALVPHGRCGIRCAIQDKESHMPKKKKSGFLDRLLKNPKAKAVLDEAAEEAAKDEEGASEEQQQTATDSDNELLIELNENVKEVLVIGRSLMELLQPKNEDEDPEPGEDEDPQGDEEAEDEDPAADEDDPAKAKDSAAKRKTADAAIVRRAGLLAPGLRFNTSDSACTVKRMSLRSAMKDEAVARVVDGCLRGTAIGKADCLTLDAAFMAASEVVAARNNARTADALAGKRKTEDAKKAVTPADINALNRKFRDSLSGK
- a CDS encoding structural cement protein Gp24 — protein: MPVFTERMPAGFPGNISRQADAQVEPTVAASAIAFGGPVQLDAAGKIVAATVEAKGVYGFLARPFPFQARALADNALGGGGIEAGQIGDVMRSGYMSVKMSAAETSTPVKGTPVKVVFTATGSFVVGDIAMSQGVAVPGCIFMGAPDASGNVEIAFNI
- a CDS encoding DUF3383 domain-containing protein, coding for MAQNALSVDRVVKVTVNLQPLAAARRNFGVLCIVGASDVIDHVERIRLYTGISGIADDFGVQSPEYAAAELFFSQSPKPSILAIGKWVKTPSPAYLKGGLVADADLDASAWNTILNGSLGLVINGAGATVTGLDFTGQTNMNGIASVISAALAVEGAACEWTGASFVISSVTAGDGQTIGFAQATGTGTDLSARMALTEELALPLVAGMDAETPLECAAALADASGDWYGLTFAETLADDEHIAVAGFVEASSKSRIYMTTITNSRVLSSTVTDDLASRLKALSRLRTFVQYSRNKYAACSAAGRAFTVNFNANRSTITLKFKQEPGVVAEGLTETQAQALASKRCNVFVRYDNDTAILQEGVMANGAFFDEVHGLDWLQNAIQTECYNLLYQSKTKIPQTDAGVNQIVTTISKVLAEAVNNGLVAPGTWNADGFGQLQRGDYLPSGWYIYAQPIDEQPQSEREQRKAPPIQVAVKLAGAVHFVDVQVDVNR
- a CDS encoding DUF6889 family protein, whose translation is MRPVLEGMCRYESLKDGTVSLGDIALMNDALAVRHENERRYMASKKGQAQ
- a CDS encoding DUF2184 domain-containing protein, which translates into the protein MFTYDRRTVDAAGAFLVGELERLDQTLHLPLHSVTWPRDIDLREDVTMADESSSFTVTTFAAAGGISPNGKNWVGQKTTAIPGIAVDIGKTPSPLHLWAMELGWSLVELEAAQKVGRPLDTQKYEGMKIKYNMDVDEQIYIGDDQVGAVGLCTNPAVHAENSTLDWNAPTTTSKMILDDINDLINTAWERSGYAVVPDQLRLSPRKFTRLLQPATEAGSQSLLRYIAEQCISNTQNGRPLEIHPLKWLTGRGAAGKDRTVVYSRRPEYVRFPLVPLQKTPLEHRGISQLTVYFGKIGHVEFVYPETLAYQDGD
- a CDS encoding Rho termination factor N-terminal domain-containing protein; translated protein: MKKISVSSTFSVRFASGEKMRVFTPGVHELSEEELGNWFVQGCIREGRAAVLPDDADETGLSEDKLRSMTVSSLKKMAAEMGIEVQGSPKKDALVAMILEADQAKESGQDPDGDKGKDPDAPAGNVDPDAEAKTEPEEN
- a CDS encoding phage baseplate protein, with the translated sequence MSMSQSQEPVLIRPRRSLGELFPDVVVEESHEDSLQITEHPVEQGASINDHAFRMAEKVTIRGGVSDARESDSGGRPSVEFYEQLLELQRSREPFDIITGKRAYKNMLLERLSVITDPDSEAVLAFVAECREVIIVKTRVATVPRSRQRSASKTGGTEDKGQKQPQKRQSMLKGGLG